In the Flavobacterium pallidum genome, one interval contains:
- the typA gene encoding translational GTPase TypA — translation MESIRNIAIIAHVDHGKTTLVDKIMYHCQLFRENENTGDLILDNNDLERERGITITSKNVSVVYKGTKINIIDTPGHADFGGEVERVLNMADGVCLLVDAFEGPMPQTRFVLQKAIDLGLKPCVVINKVDKENCTPEEVHEKVFDLMFELGAEEWQLDFPTVYGSAKNNWMSDDWRNQTDNIEPLLDMVVANVPAPKVSEGTPQMLITSLDFSSFTGRIAIGRLERGVLKENLPISLVKRDGKVIKSRIKELHTFEGLGRKKVAEVIAGDICAIVGVEGFEIGDTIADFDNPEALDTIAIDEPTMSMLFTINDSPFFGKEGKFVTSRHIKDRLAKELEKNLALRVSETDSADKFMVFGRGVLHLSVLIETMRREGYEMQIGQPQVIIKEIDGVKCEPIEELTIDLPENVSGRAVEFVSVRKGEMLSMEGKGERMIIKFNIPSRGIIGLRNQLLTATAGEAIMAHRFIGYEPYKGEISGRINGSLISMENGKAIPYSINKLQDRGKFFVDPNEDIYEGQVVGENSRGDDMSINITKTKQLTNFRSAGADDKNKIVPAIKFTLEEALEYIQKDEYVEVTPKSIRLRKIYLNENDRKRFKI, via the coding sequence ATGGAATCTATCAGAAACATTGCAATTATTGCCCACGTTGACCACGGTAAGACTACTTTGGTTGATAAAATCATGTACCATTGCCAACTTTTCCGTGAAAATGAGAATACCGGCGATTTGATCCTCGACAACAACGACTTAGAGCGTGAACGCGGAATTACCATTACCTCTAAGAATGTTTCTGTAGTATATAAAGGAACAAAAATCAACATTATCGATACGCCGGGCCACGCCGATTTCGGTGGGGAAGTGGAGCGCGTACTGAACATGGCCGATGGCGTTTGCCTTTTGGTCGATGCGTTTGAAGGCCCGATGCCACAAACACGTTTCGTATTGCAGAAAGCGATCGACCTTGGTTTGAAGCCTTGCGTTGTAATCAATAAAGTGGACAAGGAAAACTGTACTCCGGAAGAAGTGCACGAAAAAGTATTCGACCTGATGTTTGAATTGGGTGCTGAAGAATGGCAGCTTGATTTCCCAACCGTCTATGGCTCAGCAAAAAATAACTGGATGTCTGACGACTGGAGGAACCAGACCGATAACATCGAGCCATTATTGGACATGGTGGTTGCAAATGTTCCTGCGCCAAAAGTTTCTGAAGGAACACCACAGATGTTGATTACGTCCTTGGATTTCTCTTCATTTACGGGCCGTATTGCTATCGGACGTTTAGAAAGAGGGGTCTTAAAAGAAAATCTGCCCATCTCATTAGTAAAAAGAGACGGAAAAGTTATAAAGTCAAGGATCAAGGAACTTCACACTTTCGAAGGACTTGGACGTAAGAAAGTAGCTGAAGTTATTGCTGGTGACATTTGTGCCATTGTCGGGGTTGAAGGATTTGAAATCGGTGATACGATTGCTGATTTTGATAATCCGGAAGCATTGGATACCATTGCAATCGACGAACCTACTATGAGTATGTTGTTTACGATCAACGATTCCCCTTTCTTTGGAAAAGAAGGTAAATTCGTTACTTCACGACACATTAAGGATCGTTTGGCGAAGGAACTGGAAAAAAATCTGGCGCTTCGCGTAAGCGAAACGGATTCAGCAGATAAATTCATGGTATTCGGGCGGGGCGTATTGCACTTGTCAGTCCTTATCGAAACGATGAGGAGGGAAGGGTACGAAATGCAGATCGGGCAGCCTCAGGTTATCATCAAGGAAATTGACGGCGTAAAATGTGAGCCGATTGAAGAATTGACCATCGATTTACCGGAAAACGTTTCTGGAAGAGCAGTAGAGTTTGTTTCAGTACGTAAAGGTGAGATGCTTTCTATGGAAGGCAAAGGTGAGCGTATGATCATCAAGTTCAACATCCCATCGCGTGGTATCATCGGACTGAGAAACCAGTTGTTGACGGCCACAGCGGGAGAGGCAATCATGGCACACCGCTTCATTGGATACGAACCGTATAAAGGAGAAATCTCGGGGCGGATCAATGGTTCATTGATTTCTATGGAGAATGGCAAGGCTATTCCTTACTCTATCAATAAATTACAGGATCGTGGTAAATTTTTTGTTGATCCCAATGAAGATATTTACGAAGGACAGGTTGTAGGTGAAAACTCACGTGGTGATGATATGTCTATCAATATTACCAAAACCAAGCAGTTGACGAACTTCCGTTCAGCAGGTGCCGATGATAAGAATAAGATCGTTCCTGCAATTAAGTTTACGTTAGAAGAAGCTTTGGAATACATCCAGAAAGATGAATATGTAGAGGTAACGCCGAAATCGATACGTCTTCGCAAGATCTACCTGAATGAGAATGACAGGAAGAGGTTTAAGATATAA
- a CDS encoding T9SS sorting signal type C domain-containing protein: protein MEKRLLFSKVLRVIILGIAIMGFSTQSTAQLTLSGSSYNETFDGIGTALPAGWTVRATATAATRGTAQTFTTTANTWADTGSGFKNLASSEGLVTGSNATAQNASSDRALGVKQSGSFGDPGAAFELALANTQNRTAFTLTLKHQMLSVQSRSTTWTVQYATDGIGVVWTNLGTYTDPAAFGSTTGSYNFGTALDNISGNVLIRVVALTASGGTGTRDTYGIDDFVLSWTNATVPDLSTSSNSLTFGTHSVGTFSGSQTFNLSGTNLTGAPGNITVNAPNADFQVSNDNMAWGASTTIAYSSATLPATAVYVRFAPQSSGGKSGNITFSGGGDGTPPTVAVSGTGILEAPVAITASNIKNTEFTANWQPVSGATSYRLDVSSTPFASIGAVPWINEFHYDNIGSDVNEFVEVIIPTTYAGTGFTLTFYNGSGGASYSTVTLAQMTAGESNALYTIYSYTFPVETFQNGAPDGMALSDASGLIQFISYEGSFTATNGPANGIVSTEINPALSESNTTLATASLGLTGSGTSYSSFTWAAVNTNTKGALNAGQTIGSATYIIQDQNVGNNTSYTVTGLNPETPYYYRVRAVDANSVSGNSNTISVSTIAETTWNGSVWSDGTPTASLNAVIEGPFDTATDGVFTAKSLTINTGGSVTINSGTNITVVNQVTNTLTAADFVIENNANLLQLGVVNVNSGNATVYRNAAMRRQDYVYWSSPVAGQNLLDFSPNTLTNRFYELNETTNSFVAVDPSTTDFAGAKSYMLRAPDDFPMTTQTFNGEFIGVPNSGSYSIPVTNNNQGYNMIGNPYPSTISADAFLDENDSIGTIYFWTHTNQAAGAGDNYATYNSTGQVAPSSTTPQSDSPNGAIQTGQGFIVQTNAATNVNFLNTMRIPDNNDQFFRNAASVEKNRIWLNLINDNSESFLNQMLVGYVAGATNGIDLRYDGRMMASEGARIYSAIDNNDYVIQGRGLPFADNDVVALGFRTQEPGTFKISIDHVDGLFEGNQDIFIHDNLTGATVNIKESDYEFASNAGDFTSRFQLVYQSAPLSIDPVLNENTIVIYTKEAHLAINTGILNMESIKVFDTSGRLLIARDNIKSAETVLDNLNAKNQLLVVQITDEDGSTVTKKAMY, encoded by the coding sequence ATGGAAAAAAGACTACTCTTCAGCAAGGTATTGCGTGTCATAATCTTAGGCATTGCAATCATGGGTTTCAGTACCCAATCGACGGCACAGCTCACCCTTTCGGGAAGCAGTTACAATGAAACTTTTGACGGCATCGGCACGGCACTTCCAGCAGGATGGACCGTACGGGCTACTGCTACTGCAGCCACAAGGGGCACAGCCCAGACCTTTACAACCACTGCCAATACATGGGCAGATACCGGAAGCGGCTTTAAAAACCTGGCTTCATCAGAAGGGCTTGTTACAGGAAGCAATGCCACAGCGCAAAATGCTTCTTCAGACAGGGCCTTAGGCGTCAAGCAAAGCGGTAGTTTTGGTGATCCTGGTGCAGCTTTTGAACTGGCATTGGCCAACACGCAAAACAGGACCGCATTTACACTGACCTTAAAGCACCAGATGCTCAGCGTACAGTCAAGAAGCACCACCTGGACCGTGCAGTATGCTACAGATGGAATAGGTGTGGTATGGACCAATCTGGGTACTTACACTGATCCGGCTGCATTTGGCAGCACTACCGGAAGCTACAACTTCGGGACGGCACTCGATAATATTTCAGGAAACGTATTGATAAGGGTCGTGGCGCTGACGGCTTCAGGCGGAACCGGGACAAGGGATACTTATGGTATCGATGATTTTGTACTTTCCTGGACCAATGCCACAGTTCCGGATTTAAGTACAAGCTCGAACTCATTGACATTCGGGACACACAGTGTGGGTACGTTTTCTGGCAGCCAGACATTCAACCTTTCGGGAACCAATCTCACAGGCGCACCCGGAAACATCACTGTGAATGCACCGAATGCAGATTTCCAGGTGTCGAATGATAATATGGCCTGGGGTGCGTCCACTACCATTGCTTACAGCAGCGCAACACTTCCTGCAACAGCAGTATATGTACGATTTGCACCACAGTCTTCCGGTGGAAAATCGGGGAATATCACTTTCAGTGGAGGTGGTGACGGCACGCCGCCTACAGTAGCTGTTTCTGGAACAGGGATATTGGAAGCACCTGTTGCCATTACAGCTTCGAATATCAAGAATACGGAATTTACAGCGAACTGGCAGCCGGTCAGCGGGGCGACAAGCTACCGCCTTGACGTGAGCTCGACACCTTTTGCCTCTATCGGTGCTGTACCATGGATCAATGAATTCCATTATGACAATATCGGTTCGGATGTGAATGAATTCGTTGAAGTGATTATCCCGACAACTTATGCAGGAACCGGTTTTACATTGACATTTTACAATGGCTCGGGAGGCGCTTCTTACAGTACGGTAACTTTGGCACAGATGACGGCTGGCGAAAGCAATGCGCTTTATACGATTTATTCTTATACTTTTCCTGTAGAAACCTTCCAAAATGGCGCACCGGATGGTATGGCATTATCAGATGCATCGGGATTGATCCAGTTCATTTCTTACGAAGGAAGTTTTACTGCTACCAATGGGCCGGCCAATGGGATCGTTTCCACAGAAATCAATCCTGCACTTAGCGAATCAAATACCACTTTGGCAACAGCCAGCCTTGGACTTACCGGTTCCGGTACTTCTTACAGCAGCTTTACTTGGGCAGCGGTAAATACCAATACTAAAGGTGCGTTGAATGCAGGACAAACCATCGGAAGTGCTACCTACATCATCCAGGATCAGAATGTGGGTAACAATACGTCTTATACTGTTACCGGGCTGAATCCTGAAACGCCTTATTATTACAGGGTCAGGGCTGTGGATGCCAATAGCGTTTCGGGAAATTCAAATACAATCAGTGTGTCCACGATTGCAGAAACTACATGGAATGGTTCCGTATGGTCAGATGGTACTCCAACGGCATCTCTTAATGCTGTTATCGAAGGTCCTTTTGATACTGCAACAGATGGTGTCTTTACCGCAAAAAGCCTGACAATCAATACCGGCGGAAGCGTTACAATTAATTCAGGGACCAATATCACTGTAGTGAACCAGGTTACCAATACGCTGACAGCAGCCGATTTTGTGATTGAAAATAACGCTAACCTGTTGCAGCTTGGCGTTGTAAATGTCAATTCAGGAAATGCAACTGTGTACAGGAATGCAGCTATGCGTCGTCAGGATTATGTGTATTGGTCGTCTCCGGTTGCGGGCCAGAATCTTCTGGATTTTTCGCCAAATACGCTGACCAACCGCTTCTATGAATTGAATGAAACGACCAATTCGTTCGTAGCTGTAGACCCTTCCACAACCGACTTTGCTGGTGCAAAAAGTTATATGCTTCGCGCTCCGGATGATTTTCCAATGACCACCCAGACATTTAATGGTGAATTTATCGGCGTGCCAAATTCCGGAAGCTATTCCATTCCGGTTACCAATAACAACCAGGGGTACAATATGATCGGAAATCCATATCCATCAACCATCAGTGCTGATGCTTTCCTTGACGAAAATGATTCTATCGGCACGATTTACTTTTGGACGCATACGAACCAGGCAGCGGGCGCAGGAGATAATTATGCCACATACAATTCGACAGGGCAGGTAGCACCTTCATCTACAACACCGCAAAGCGACAGTCCTAATGGTGCCATCCAGACCGGACAGGGTTTTATAGTACAGACGAATGCCGCAACCAATGTTAATTTCCTGAACACCATGCGCATTCCTGACAATAATGATCAGTTTTTCAGAAATGCCGCTTCGGTGGAAAAAAACAGGATCTGGCTGAATCTCATTAATGATAATTCGGAGTCATTCCTAAACCAAATGCTTGTAGGTTATGTTGCCGGTGCGACAAATGGTATCGATCTGAGATATGACGGAAGGATGATGGCTTCAGAAGGGGCACGCATTTACAGCGCTATCGACAATAACGATTATGTAATCCAGGGAAGGGGATTGCCTTTTGCTGATAATGATGTCGTTGCTTTAGGATTCAGGACTCAGGAGCCGGGTACATTTAAGATCAGTATTGATCATGTTGACGGACTTTTCGAAGGGAACCAGGATATTTTTATCCATGATAATCTTACCGGAGCGACTGTGAATATTAAAGAATCGGATTATGAGTTTGCTTCCAATGCAGGGGATTTTACAAGCCGTTTCCAATTGGTTTACCAAAGCGCGCCACTTTCAATCGATCCGGTGCTTAATGAAAATACCATTGTGATTTATACTAAGGAGGCCCATCTTGCGATAAATACCGGCATCCTTAACATGGAATCCATAAAAGTATTTGATACCAGTGGAAGGCTTTTGATAGCAAGAGACAATATTAAATCTGCCGAAACAGTATTGGACAACCTCAATGCGAAAAACCAGTTGCTTGTAGTACAGATTACCGATGAAGACGGTTCAACAGTCACTAAAAAAGCGATGTATTAA
- the dnaB gene encoding replicative DNA helicase, with product MENLRNINPIRVDKTTLINLEKGKLPPQAIDLEEAVLGAMMIDKKGVDEVIDILQPDAFYKEAHKHIFEAIVQLFTDTQPIDLLTVSAQLKKNAKLDLSGGDFYLIQLTQKISSSAHIEFHSRIILQKFIQRSLIKISSEIIEESYDETTDVFDLLDKAESKLYEVTQGNIKRSSETAQSLVIQAKKRIEEIAGKEGLSGIATGFEKLDKVTSGWQPSDLIIIAARPGMGKTAFVLSMARNIAIDFGHPVALFSLEMSSVQLITRLISSETGLSSEKLRTGKLEKHEWEQLTTKVKNLEKAPLYIDDTPSLSIFDLRAKARRLSSQHGIKMIIVDYLQLMTAGGNGKGGGNREQEISTISRNLKALAKELGVPVIALSQLSRAVETRGSSKRPLLSDLRESGAIEQDADIVSFIYRPEYYKIDEWDDDEHSPTEGQAEFIIAKHRNGSLENIRLKFIGNLGKFDNLEDYGGNYDDLPSKMNHEDNPFTVKHLPSPNEAFGSSANNHDDDSDVPF from the coding sequence ATGGAAAATCTCAGAAACATAAACCCGATCAGGGTGGACAAAACCACCTTAATCAACCTCGAAAAAGGCAAGCTTCCGCCTCAGGCCATTGATCTTGAAGAAGCGGTGCTTGGCGCGATGATGATTGATAAAAAAGGTGTGGACGAGGTAATCGATATCCTGCAGCCCGACGCATTTTACAAAGAGGCACACAAGCATATTTTTGAAGCGATCGTACAGCTTTTTACCGATACGCAGCCCATTGACTTATTGACGGTATCGGCGCAATTGAAGAAAAATGCCAAACTGGACCTCTCAGGTGGGGATTTTTATTTGATCCAACTCACGCAGAAAATATCCTCATCGGCGCATATTGAATTCCACTCGAGGATCATACTGCAAAAATTCATCCAACGCAGCTTAATCAAAATTTCGTCTGAAATTATCGAAGAATCATACGACGAAACTACAGATGTATTTGATTTATTAGATAAGGCAGAATCAAAATTATACGAAGTAACCCAAGGAAACATCAAAAGGAGTTCCGAAACCGCGCAAAGCCTTGTGATCCAGGCCAAGAAAAGGATTGAGGAAATCGCCGGAAAAGAAGGCCTCAGCGGTATTGCCACCGGTTTTGAGAAGCTCGACAAGGTGACTTCAGGCTGGCAGCCGAGCGATTTGATCATTATCGCCGCAAGGCCGGGTATGGGTAAGACGGCTTTCGTATTGTCGATGGCAAGGAACATTGCGATAGATTTCGGGCATCCGGTGGCTTTGTTTTCACTGGAGATGTCGTCCGTGCAATTGATTACACGTTTGATTTCGTCGGAAACCGGGCTTTCTTCTGAGAAATTAAGGACCGGAAAACTCGAAAAACACGAGTGGGAACAATTGACCACCAAAGTCAAGAACCTTGAAAAAGCACCATTGTATATTGATGATACGCCGTCACTTTCGATTTTTGATTTACGGGCCAAAGCAAGGAGACTTTCCTCCCAGCATGGCATCAAGATGATTATTGTCGATTACCTTCAATTGATGACTGCCGGCGGAAACGGCAAAGGTGGCGGAAACCGCGAACAGGAAATCTCTACAATTTCAAGGAACCTGAAAGCCCTGGCAAAAGAACTTGGTGTCCCGGTGATCGCGTTATCACAATTATCGCGTGCCGTGGAAACGCGCGGTTCGAGTAAAAGGCCTTTGCTTTCGGATCTTAGGGAATCCGGAGCAATTGAGCAGGATGCCGATATCGTATCGTTCATCTACCGTCCAGAATATTACAAGATTGACGAATGGGATGACGATGAGCACAGTCCGACCGAAGGCCAGGCAGAATTCATCATTGCAAAGCACCGTAACGGTAGCCTGGAAAACATCCGATTGAAGTTTATCGGGAACCTGGGTAAGTTTGACAATTTAGAAGATTATGGAGGCAACTATGATGACCTCCCATCAAAAATGAACCACGAAGACAACCCGTTTACGGTAAAACATCTGCCCTCTCCGAATGAGGCTTTTGGCAGTAGCGCCAATAATCATGACGACGACAGTGATGTGCCGTTCTAA
- a CDS encoding acetyl-CoA carboxylase carboxyltransferase subunit alpha, producing MEYLDFELPIKELEEQLDKCQVIGQESDIDVTNTCKQIEKKLEETKKKIYKNLTAWQRVQLSRHPNRPYTMDHVHALCGDSWLELFGDRSFKDDKAMIGGLGKIGGQSFMIVGQQKGYNTKTRQYRNFGMANPEGYRKALRLMKMAEKFGIPVVTFIDTPGAYPGLEAEERGQGEAIARNIFEMIRLKTPIIAVIVGEGASGGALGIGVGDRVLMMENTWYSVISPESCSSILWKSWDYKEQAAEALKLTSTDMKKQNLVDEVIPEPLGGAHYDRITASKTVEEYIIKAFNELKDLSTPDLIAKRMDKYSKMGEYKE from the coding sequence ATGGAATATTTAGATTTTGAGCTTCCTATAAAAGAGCTGGAGGAACAGTTGGACAAATGCCAGGTCATCGGCCAGGAATCCGACATCGATGTGACCAATACCTGCAAGCAGATCGAGAAAAAACTGGAAGAAACCAAGAAAAAAATATACAAAAACCTGACCGCATGGCAGCGCGTACAGCTGTCACGCCACCCGAACCGACCTTATACGATGGACCATGTACACGCGCTTTGCGGTGATTCATGGCTCGAGCTTTTCGGGGACCGCAGCTTTAAGGATGATAAAGCCATGATCGGTGGATTGGGCAAGATTGGCGGACAGTCGTTTATGATCGTCGGACAGCAAAAAGGGTACAATACGAAAACCCGCCAGTACCGCAACTTCGGGATGGCAAACCCTGAAGGCTACCGCAAGGCATTGAGGCTGATGAAGATGGCCGAGAAATTCGGCATCCCTGTAGTCACGTTCATTGATACGCCAGGCGCTTATCCGGGACTGGAAGCGGAGGAACGCGGACAGGGAGAAGCCATTGCACGCAACATCTTTGAAATGATCCGATTAAAAACGCCGATTATTGCGGTGATTGTCGGAGAAGGCGCTTCAGGTGGTGCACTCGGGATTGGTGTAGGAGACAGAGTGTTAATGATGGAAAACACCTGGTATTCGGTGATTTCGCCGGAGTCCTGCTCGTCAATCCTTTGGAAAAGCTGGGATTATAAGGAACAGGCAGCCGAAGCATTGAAACTGACCTCGACCGATATGAAGAAACAAAACCTTGTTGACGAGGTGATTCCGGAGCCACTGGGCGGAGCGCATTATGACAGGATCACGGCTTCAAAAACGGTCGAAGAATATATCATTAAGGCATTCAATGAGCTCAAGGATTTATCAACACCAGATCTTATTGCAAAGAGGATGGATAAATACAGCAAGATGGGCGAGTATAAAGAATAG
- a CDS encoding DMT family transporter, with protein MPSAKLKAYLNLHLIVFIWGFTAVLGALINVKDAVLVWYRMLSAGIFLLIYLLLTGRKIILPFKAAANLVFVGLLIAIHWVFFFRAINISNVSITLAMFSAGAFLASVLEPIFYKRKMLWYEVLFGLVIIAGLFMIMNVEVHYLDGALCALFSVFVGVVFTLFNGKLIQKHDPAVITLYEFFAGTFFVSLYLLYDGAFKPAFFSVSMNDWILILILSSVCTAYAFTASVNVMKKLTPYTVMLTTNLEPVYGILLAYFIIGQGERMSLSFYVGASVIIVTVILNGVIKNRSRQQSGNS; from the coding sequence ATGCCAAGCGCTAAACTCAAGGCATATTTAAACCTGCACCTGATTGTCTTCATTTGGGGATTTACAGCCGTACTCGGCGCGCTCATCAATGTAAAAGATGCCGTATTGGTATGGTACCGCATGCTCAGCGCCGGGATTTTCCTTTTAATTTACCTGCTTTTAACCGGAAGGAAAATCATATTGCCGTTCAAGGCCGCTGCAAACCTGGTATTTGTCGGCTTGTTGATTGCCATTCACTGGGTGTTTTTCTTCCGCGCCATTAATATTTCCAACGTCTCTATTACACTCGCGATGTTTTCGGCCGGTGCTTTCCTGGCATCCGTACTCGAGCCGATATTCTACAAACGTAAAATGTTGTGGTATGAAGTGCTTTTCGGACTGGTCATCATCGCCGGTTTGTTTATGATCATGAACGTCGAGGTACATTATCTTGACGGTGCCTTATGTGCGTTATTTTCTGTATTTGTCGGTGTGGTATTTACGTTATTTAATGGCAAATTAATCCAGAAACACGACCCTGCGGTCATCACTTTGTATGAATTCTTTGCCGGTACATTTTTCGTATCATTGTATCTTTTATATGATGGTGCCTTTAAGCCCGCATTCTTCTCCGTTTCCATGAATGACTGGATTTTGATCCTGATCTTATCGTCTGTGTGCACTGCGTATGCGTTTACCGCTTCGGTAAATGTGATGAAAAAACTGACGCCATATACCGTGATGCTTACCACGAACCTCGAACCAGTTTACGGCATCCTGCTGGCCTATTTCATTATCGGGCAGGGTGAACGCATGAGCTTGTCGTTTTACGTGGGCGCTTCGGTGATTATTGTGACGGTAATTTTGAATGGCGTGATTAAGAACCGCAGCAGACAACAGTCTGGCAATAGCTGA
- a CDS encoding LptF/LptG family permease produces MSIIDKYILKRYLATFTVMLLMFIPIGIVIDVSEKVNRMLQNKVAFSAIARYYLDFTIYFANLLFPIFLFLSVIWFTSKLANNTEIIAILSSGISFNRFLRPYIIGAGMVSLFSLMMGFYLVPSASEGFNNFRYRYLRGNGLNEMRQTSDVFRQVNDNEYIYVQNFNQERGTAFKFSLSKFKDQKLLFKIDAERIRYNPKTKNFTMFQYRKRTVGALNDKLEKAEKKDTIFSFELEDLAPTVYVAETLSFGELNKFIEREKKRGSSNINTYLVVLYKKYSIPVSAFILTIIAVAVSSMKRRGGMGMNLAIGIALAFIYIFFDKIFGVLAEKSTMPPLLAVWIPNVIFGILAIYLLRNAKR; encoded by the coding sequence ATGAGCATAATAGACAAATACATCCTCAAGCGCTACCTCGCCACATTCACAGTGATGTTGCTGATGTTTATCCCTATCGGGATTGTGATTGATGTATCTGAGAAAGTGAACAGGATGCTCCAGAATAAAGTGGCATTCAGTGCCATTGCGAGATATTACCTCGATTTTACGATTTATTTTGCAAACCTTTTATTCCCGATTTTCCTGTTCCTGTCCGTGATCTGGTTTACTTCAAAACTGGCCAATAATACTGAAATCATTGCCATACTGAGTTCAGGGATTTCGTTCAATCGCTTTTTAAGGCCTTATATCATCGGGGCAGGAATGGTATCATTATTTTCATTGATGATGGGGTTCTACCTCGTGCCTTCAGCCAGTGAGGGATTCAATAATTTCCGTTACAGGTACCTGCGGGGCAATGGGCTCAATGAAATGCGCCAAACCAGTGATGTATTCCGGCAGGTGAATGACAATGAGTATATTTACGTACAAAATTTCAACCAGGAAAGGGGAACGGCTTTTAAATTTTCGTTATCCAAATTCAAGGATCAAAAACTGCTTTTCAAGATTGATGCGGAAAGGATCAGGTACAATCCTAAGACGAAAAACTTTACCATGTTCCAATACCGCAAAAGGACGGTTGGCGCACTGAATGACAAACTCGAAAAAGCCGAAAAGAAAGATACGATATTCAGTTTCGAACTTGAGGATTTAGCGCCCACAGTATATGTTGCAGAAACACTCAGTTTCGGGGAACTTAATAAATTCATTGAACGGGAAAAGAAGCGTGGCTCCTCGAACATCAACACCTATCTTGTGGTTTTGTATAAAAAATACAGCATTCCCGTTTCCGCATTTATCCTTACTATTATTGCTGTCGCAGTATCTTCAATGAAACGCCGCGGCGGCATGGGGATGAACCTTGCTATCGGGATTGCGCTCGCGTTCATTTACATTTTCTTCGATAAGATTTTTGGTGTCCTGGCCGAAAAGTCGACTATGCCGCCGTTGCTTGCCGTTTGGATCCCGAACGTGATTTTCGGAATCCTGGCCATTTACCTGCTCCGCAATGCCAAGCGCTAA
- the tgt gene encoding tRNA guanosine(34) transglycosylase Tgt, with product MKFDLLQKDSQSKARAGSITTDHGVIETPIFMPVGTVASVKGVHQRELKEEINPDIILGNTYHLYLRPQTEILEKAGGLHKFMNWDRNILTDSGGYQVYSLSANRKIKEEGVKFKSHIDGSYHFFTPENVMEIQRTIGADIIMAFDECTPYPCDYRYAQRSMHMTHRWLDRCISHLDTLPFKYGYEQTFFPIVQGSTYKDLRRQSAEYIANAGQQGNAIGGLSVGEPAEEMYAMTEVVCEILPEDKPRYLMGVGTPINILENIALGIDMFDCVMPTRNARNGMLFTSNGTINIKNKKWEADFSPLDEMGHTFVDTEYTKAYLRHLFAANEYLGKQIATIHNLGFYMWLVREARKHILAGDFREWKEKMVKQMDQRL from the coding sequence ATGAAATTCGATTTACTACAGAAAGATTCCCAATCCAAAGCCCGTGCAGGCAGCATTACTACCGATCATGGTGTGATTGAAACCCCGATCTTCATGCCGGTCGGCACCGTGGCCTCAGTAAAAGGCGTTCACCAACGCGAATTGAAGGAAGAGATCAATCCGGATATCATCCTCGGAAATACATACCATTTGTACCTCCGTCCGCAGACTGAAATCTTGGAAAAGGCTGGTGGTCTGCACAAATTCATGAACTGGGACCGCAACATCCTGACCGATTCCGGCGGGTACCAGGTATATTCGCTTTCGGCAAACCGCAAGATTAAGGAAGAAGGCGTAAAGTTCAAATCGCATATCGATGGCTCATACCACTTTTTCACGCCTGAAAATGTGATGGAGATCCAGCGCACCATCGGGGCAGATATTATTATGGCTTTTGATGAATGCACGCCCTATCCATGCGATTACCGTTATGCACAGCGCTCGATGCACATGACGCACCGCTGGCTCGACCGTTGTATTTCGCATTTGGATACACTGCCATTTAAATATGGTTACGAGCAAACATTTTTCCCGATTGTCCAGGGAAGCACTTATAAGGATTTGCGACGCCAATCTGCAGAATATATAGCCAATGCGGGACAGCAGGGCAATGCCATAGGAGGATTATCTGTAGGAGAACCGGCCGAGGAGATGTATGCCATGACGGAAGTGGTCTGCGAAATCCTTCCTGAGGACAAGCCACGGTACCTGATGGGCGTAGGAACACCAATCAATATTTTGGAGAATATCGCTTTGGGAATTGATATGTTCGACTGCGTAATGCCTACAAGGAATGCCAGGAACGGCATGCTTTTTACCTCCAACGGCACGATTAATATCAAGAACAAAAAATGGGAAGCCGATTTCTCTCCACTGGATGAAATGGGGCATACCTTTGTAGACACAGAATACACCAAAGCGTATTTACGACACCTGTTTGCCGCGAATGAATACCTTGGGAAACAGATTGCAACCATCCACAACCTTGGATTTTATATGTGGTTGGTTCGTGAAGCCAGAAAGCATATCTTAGCGGGAGATTTCCGTGAATGGAAGGAAAAAATGGTAAAACAGATGGACCAAAGATTATAA